The following are encoded in a window of Roseimicrobium gellanilyticum genomic DNA:
- a CDS encoding N-acetylmuramic acid 6-phosphate etherase — MSKSPPEHSRTFLGIETGATHTTVLLVDDADTVLQRFDLGPANVRLLTNVEIAKVFREIKRRTGEPSAVAAGMAGLRNEADEKRVLDLAMHEWPGIPFHATNDLETALEAAGQWPDKAEARVLLLSGTGSCAYGRNTEGRTVKFGGRGHILGDRGSAIDIALQALRAIVYQQDLKAQFPALGQAILRALQLNNPDDLIPWTQEAPKGDIAQLAVTVFQEAEKGDTLARNVLREAADRLADMAANCATHLVNEGARVQFILAGGTLLKQAVFANSVSKRLHARWNDCRVEKLKRESIWGAITLAKSLLPAHQGASASLPTAGGAKGPADATPVPLESLAKSPTELRNPKTMQLDTMPLDEAIELLVEENEVAVHAVLQEKDKIHWLIEKTVAAFQSGGRLFYVGAGTSGRLGVLDASECPPTFRAPPEQVQGIIAGGQRALWSAVEGAEDNTEGGASAARHRGIKKGDVLVGIAASGRTPYVWGALREAKIAGATTALLAFNPHLDVSPEWAPDKLILIDVGPEPLTGSTRMKSGTATKVVLNTLTTLAMVHTGKVLSNLMVDMNPSNVKLRDRAVRLVRELTGKDEEVTRAALEEHDWVVKNAVQSLR; from the coding sequence ATGTCGAAGTCACCGCCTGAGCATTCACGCACGTTCCTCGGAATAGAAACCGGCGCCACGCACACCACGGTGCTGCTGGTCGATGACGCAGACACTGTCTTGCAGCGCTTCGATCTCGGCCCCGCCAACGTACGCCTGCTGACGAATGTGGAAATCGCAAAGGTCTTCCGCGAGATCAAGCGCCGTACCGGGGAGCCTTCTGCCGTGGCTGCGGGCATGGCAGGTCTGCGCAATGAAGCGGATGAGAAACGTGTGCTGGATCTCGCCATGCACGAGTGGCCGGGCATTCCGTTTCATGCCACCAACGATCTGGAGACAGCATTGGAGGCTGCAGGCCAGTGGCCGGACAAGGCGGAGGCACGCGTGCTGCTCCTGAGCGGTACCGGCTCCTGCGCGTACGGGCGCAACACCGAAGGACGCACCGTGAAATTTGGCGGGCGCGGACACATCTTGGGAGATCGCGGCAGCGCCATCGATATCGCCCTGCAAGCGTTGCGCGCGATTGTGTACCAGCAGGATCTCAAGGCTCAATTCCCTGCACTGGGCCAGGCCATTCTGCGCGCGCTTCAGTTGAATAATCCCGATGATCTCATTCCCTGGACACAGGAAGCTCCCAAGGGGGATATCGCACAACTTGCCGTCACGGTATTTCAGGAGGCGGAGAAAGGCGACACCCTGGCTCGCAATGTCTTGCGCGAAGCGGCAGACCGTCTGGCGGACATGGCGGCCAATTGCGCGACCCATCTCGTCAACGAAGGCGCCCGCGTGCAATTCATTCTCGCGGGAGGCACACTGCTGAAGCAGGCGGTGTTTGCGAACTCCGTGAGCAAGCGTCTGCACGCTCGGTGGAATGACTGTCGCGTGGAGAAGTTGAAACGGGAGAGCATTTGGGGTGCCATCACCCTGGCAAAGAGCCTGCTTCCAGCGCATCAAGGTGCATCCGCATCTCTGCCTACAGCAGGCGGAGCAAAGGGGCCAGCAGATGCCACTCCGGTTCCGCTAGAATCCCTGGCCAAGTCCCCCACCGAGCTGCGCAATCCCAAGACGATGCAACTCGACACCATGCCGCTCGATGAGGCCATCGAACTGCTGGTGGAAGAGAACGAAGTCGCTGTGCATGCCGTGCTGCAAGAGAAGGACAAGATCCACTGGCTCATCGAAAAGACCGTGGCCGCGTTCCAGAGTGGTGGACGTCTCTTTTATGTCGGCGCAGGCACCAGCGGACGTCTCGGCGTGCTGGATGCCAGTGAGTGCCCCCCCACCTTCCGTGCACCGCCGGAGCAGGTGCAGGGCATCATTGCCGGAGGTCAGCGCGCGCTATGGAGTGCGGTGGAAGGCGCTGAGGATAATACCGAAGGCGGCGCCAGTGCCGCACGTCATCGTGGAATCAAGAAAGGCGATGTGCTCGTGGGCATCGCCGCGAGTGGCCGCACGCCGTATGTGTGGGGCGCCCTGCGCGAAGCAAAGATCGCAGGTGCGACCACGGCGCTGCTGGCTTTCAACCCACATCTCGACGTCTCTCCCGAATGGGCGCCGGACAAACTCATCCTCATCGACGTGGGACCGGAGCCACTCACCGGCAGCACGCGCATGAAGTCGGGCACAGCCACCAAGGTGGTACTCAACACCCTCACCACACTGGCGATGGTGCATACCGGCAAGGTGCTTAGCAACCTGATGGTGGACATGAACCCCAGCAATGTGAAGCTACGTGACCGCGCCGTGCGCCTCGTGCGCGAACTCACGGGCAAGGATGAGGAAGTCACCCGCGCGGCTCTGGAAGAGCACGACTGGGTGGTGAAGAATGCGGTGCAGTCCCTCCGCTAA
- a CDS encoding ferritin-like domain-containing protein — protein sequence MNTYLWTQHFHANQHRFTEPDLPAGDCALPMAIALPLRESLAVFQLGESGGGTRLMKYVRLVVSADRLAGYEEAVGLFIAEEQYHARLLAKSVHYLGGTCLEKQWSNSVFRWLRNHFGVEFNIQILLTAELIAEVYFGILYRKCNDPALRRVCHKLLSDEMRHIAFHTEFLRERLGAMPAWRRWLWRGQFRVIQRVTAVAVAWDHRRCFAALGVRPWEVAGMAFKTGERFLRRLGGIQRLWGVRPVQAALAP from the coding sequence ATGAATACCTATCTTTGGACCCAGCATTTCCATGCCAATCAGCACCGCTTCACCGAGCCGGATCTGCCGGCGGGAGACTGTGCTTTGCCGATGGCCATCGCACTGCCGCTGCGGGAGTCACTCGCGGTGTTTCAGCTCGGCGAGAGTGGGGGAGGGACGCGGCTCATGAAGTATGTGAGGCTGGTGGTGAGTGCGGACCGTCTTGCAGGATATGAGGAGGCCGTGGGACTGTTCATCGCAGAGGAGCAATACCACGCCCGACTACTGGCGAAGTCAGTGCACTATCTTGGCGGGACCTGCCTTGAGAAGCAGTGGAGCAATTCCGTCTTCCGCTGGCTGCGCAATCATTTCGGTGTGGAATTCAACATCCAGATTCTGCTCACCGCAGAACTGATTGCGGAGGTGTACTTCGGCATTCTCTACCGGAAATGCAACGACCCCGCCTTGCGCCGCGTCTGCCACAAGCTCCTGTCCGATGAAATGCGGCATATTGCATTTCACACTGAGTTCCTCCGGGAGCGGCTGGGTGCCATGCCCGCATGGAGGCGCTGGCTCTGGAGAGGGCAGTTCCGAGTCATCCAGCGTGTCACCGCAGTGGCGGTGGCGTGGGACCATCGCCGGTGCTTTGCAGCTCTCGGCGTGAGGCCTTGGGAGGTGGCGGGCATGGCTTTCAAAACGGGTGAGCGGTTCCTCAGGCGTCTGGGAGGAATCCAACGGCTTTGGGGCGTGAGACCCGTGCAGGCCGCGCTGGCTCCCTGA
- the ispH gene encoding 4-hydroxy-3-methylbut-2-enyl diphosphate reductase, producing the protein MTIQLAKHHGMCFGVRDALRATHTAARSGPVTILGQLVHNPLVDSHLRTLGVEIGTLSDTPSAPTPGVVITAHGASDNQRAAWVGAGYRVTDTTCPLVRKAHDALGALVREGYFPVVIGQASHVEVRGLTGDFPEAIVLLVEEETAEVPFRPKFGVISQTTQPITHVLQVVDALKRRHPGAEVRFVDTVCNPTKQRQSALVELCADCDTVVVIGGRNSNNTRQLVESARRLGCIAHQVERAEDLDPAWFEKAQHVGVTAGTSTLDETVRAVMDRLQVIAAEQNSGSGSQLAGLLKLALGQGTATPLS; encoded by the coding sequence ATGACCATCCAACTCGCCAAACATCACGGTATGTGCTTCGGCGTCCGCGACGCCCTGCGCGCCACCCACACGGCTGCCAGAAGTGGTCCCGTGACCATCCTCGGCCAGCTCGTACACAATCCTCTGGTCGACTCCCATCTACGCACTTTGGGCGTGGAGATCGGAACCCTGAGCGATACGCCCTCTGCTCCCACACCTGGCGTGGTGATCACTGCCCATGGCGCTTCTGACAATCAACGCGCCGCCTGGGTCGGGGCAGGCTATCGCGTCACCGACACTACATGTCCGCTGGTGCGCAAAGCACATGATGCTCTCGGTGCCTTGGTACGTGAGGGGTACTTCCCGGTGGTCATTGGACAAGCATCTCACGTGGAGGTGCGTGGACTGACCGGTGATTTCCCCGAGGCCATCGTGCTGCTGGTGGAAGAGGAGACCGCGGAGGTGCCCTTCCGTCCGAAGTTCGGAGTCATCAGTCAGACGACCCAGCCGATCACCCATGTACTCCAAGTGGTGGATGCGCTGAAGCGTCGCCATCCCGGTGCGGAGGTACGCTTTGTCGATACCGTTTGCAATCCCACGAAGCAGCGCCAGTCCGCGCTGGTCGAGCTCTGTGCGGATTGCGACACAGTCGTTGTCATTGGCGGAAGGAACAGCAACAACACCCGCCAGCTTGTGGAGTCGGCCAGACGCTTGGGCTGCATTGCGCATCAAGTCGAGCGGGCGGAGGATCTGGATCCGGCATGGTTTGAGAAGGCCCAGCACGTGGGTGTGACCGCGGGTACCAGCACGCTCGATGAAACCGTGCGCGCGGTGATGGATCGCCTGCAGGTGATTGCTGCCGAACAGAACAGCGGCAGTGGCAGTCAACTGGCCGGACTGCTGAAGCTCGCCCTTGGGCAGGGAACCGCGACCCCACTCTCATAA
- a CDS encoding transcriptional regulator, with the protein MIDFSQLDRVIHEKSRLSIMTLLASRSPWSFQELKTELSMSDGNLITHLRTLTKEGYVRELKTTAGDSGRPMTQYEITGAGNSAFRAYVKVLEAIVQQSRPK; encoded by the coding sequence ATGATTGATTTCTCCCAGCTCGATCGCGTGATTCATGAGAAGAGCCGCCTCTCCATCATGACCCTGCTCGCGAGCCGCAGCCCGTGGAGTTTTCAGGAACTGAAGACGGAACTTTCCATGAGTGATGGAAATCTCATCACCCACCTCCGCACCCTGACCAAGGAAGGATATGTGCGTGAGCTGAAGACCACGGCAGGCGACAGCGGCCGGCCCATGACGCAGTACGAAATCACCGGAGCGGGGAACAGCGCCTTCCGGGCCTACGTGAAGGTGCTGGAAGCCATTGTGCAGCAAAGTCGCCCCAAGTAG
- a CDS encoding mevalonate kinase family protein, with amino-acid sequence MVIRKHAHARAGLVGNPSDGYFGKTISFVIRNFGAEVVLYETPELRIEPNDRDHSVFENINHLARDVRQFGYYGGIRLLKATVKRFADYCAKEGIPLHDRNFTLRYESNVPPQVGMAGSSAIICAGLRALMDFYQVEVPLHIQPNLVLSVENDELGIPAGLQDRVIQVYEGVVFMDFNRGLMEERGYGNYEVIDPSLLPPLYVAYTRQLSEGTEVFHNDIRSRWNRGEREIVSAMYHWAGLAERVKEMLLSGRGRDIGPLLNENFDLRRRLYKISKGNIDMVEAARSVGASAKFTGSGGAIVGTYEDEAMYKKLEAAFGELGVAVIKPQIMRA; translated from the coding sequence ATGGTTATCCGCAAGCACGCTCATGCCCGCGCCGGCCTCGTCGGCAACCCTTCCGACGGCTACTTCGGAAAGACCATTTCGTTCGTCATCCGGAACTTCGGCGCGGAAGTGGTGCTCTATGAGACTCCCGAACTGCGCATCGAGCCCAATGACCGTGATCACTCGGTATTCGAGAACATCAATCACCTGGCCAGGGATGTACGCCAGTTCGGTTACTACGGTGGTATCCGTCTGCTGAAGGCCACCGTGAAGCGTTTCGCGGACTACTGCGCGAAGGAAGGCATCCCGCTGCACGATCGCAATTTCACGCTGCGCTACGAGAGCAATGTTCCTCCTCAAGTAGGCATGGCCGGCAGCAGCGCCATCATCTGCGCAGGCTTGCGCGCCCTGATGGACTTCTACCAGGTGGAGGTGCCTCTGCACATCCAGCCAAATCTGGTGCTGAGCGTGGAGAATGATGAGCTCGGCATTCCCGCCGGCCTCCAGGACCGTGTCATCCAGGTGTATGAGGGTGTCGTATTCATGGACTTCAACCGTGGTCTCATGGAGGAGCGCGGCTACGGGAACTATGAGGTCATTGATCCCTCACTGCTTCCGCCCCTTTATGTGGCATACACCCGCCAGCTCAGTGAAGGCACGGAGGTATTCCACAATGACATCCGCTCCCGCTGGAACCGCGGCGAGCGAGAGATCGTCAGCGCCATGTACCACTGGGCTGGACTTGCGGAGCGCGTGAAGGAAATGCTGCTCAGCGGCCGCGGTCGCGACATCGGTCCGCTGTTGAATGAAAACTTCGACCTGCGCCGCCGCCTCTACAAGATCAGCAAGGGCAACATCGACATGGTGGAAGCCGCCCGCTCCGTGGGAGCCAGCGCGAAGTTCACCGGGAGTGGTGGCGCCATCGTGGGCACCTACGAGGACGAGGCCATGTACAAGAAACTCGAGGCCGCCTTTGGCGAACTGGGAGTCGCGGTCATCAAGCCACAAATCATGCGTGCGTAG
- the galU gene encoding UTP--glucose-1-phosphate uridylyltransferase GalU — MTIRKAVIPAAGYGTRFLPIAKAVPKEMLPVVDKPVIQYVVEEAVASGITDILLIISRGKRAIEEHFIANPELEADLEAKGKTEPLEELRKLQGLARIHFVFQPKMGGLGDAIRCAREHVNGEPFAVLLGDALVSNAERAKPVLRQLMDVHEKHGGSVVALEEVPQEKVSRYGIMGGAEVESGVIRADKFVEKPKPEEAPSRLAVSARYILSSSIFDELETTKPGKGGEIQLTDAMAALMQREPLFGVKYQGRRHDIGNKLDFVKANLWWGLRRPDMAEQLREYLKDLA, encoded by the coding sequence ATGACCATTCGCAAAGCTGTCATTCCTGCCGCCGGCTACGGCACCCGCTTCCTCCCCATCGCCAAGGCCGTGCCCAAGGAGATGTTGCCTGTGGTGGACAAGCCGGTGATCCAATATGTGGTGGAGGAAGCCGTGGCCAGTGGCATCACTGACATCCTTCTCATCATCAGCCGCGGCAAGCGCGCGATTGAGGAGCATTTCATCGCCAATCCCGAACTCGAAGCGGATCTGGAAGCCAAAGGCAAAACCGAACCGCTCGAAGAACTCCGCAAACTGCAGGGCCTCGCCCGCATCCACTTTGTCTTCCAACCCAAGATGGGCGGTCTGGGTGATGCCATCCGCTGCGCCCGGGAACATGTGAATGGCGAACCCTTCGCCGTGCTGCTGGGCGATGCCCTCGTATCCAACGCTGAACGCGCGAAGCCCGTGCTGCGCCAGCTCATGGACGTGCATGAAAAGCATGGCGGCTCCGTGGTGGCACTCGAAGAAGTACCCCAGGAAAAAGTGAGCCGCTACGGCATCATGGGTGGCGCGGAAGTGGAGAGCGGCGTCATTCGTGCAGACAAGTTCGTGGAGAAACCCAAGCCGGAGGAAGCCCCCTCACGCCTCGCCGTCAGCGCGCGCTACATCCTTTCCTCTTCCATTTTCGATGAGCTGGAAACCACCAAGCCCGGCAAGGGCGGCGAAATCCAGCTCACGGACGCCATGGCGGCACTCATGCAGCGCGAGCCTCTCTTCGGTGTGAAGTACCAGGGTCGTCGTCACGACATCGGCAACAAGCTCGACTTCGTGAAGGCGAATCTCTGGTGGGGCCTGCGCAGGCCAGACATGGCAGAGCAGCTCCGCGAGTATCTGAAGGACCTCGCCTGA
- a CDS encoding SdpI family protein, which produces MKTMLKRNWLLLLALAAPFVFLAAVWPQIPERIPIHFNASFTPDGWMNKPWGALLLPLTSPLVVTITLVWFRFDPKMAKCDPETREHVGKVLRQVLLALTVLFGGMSVAVIWAAWGDLSPITKVVYYGVPFLYVVLGNGMSKLRPNYTIGIRVPWTLESPTVWMKTHRLGGRLLVTVGLALMLAVALGVEKVPYVIALLATLGTWALVVITYAFVLSRKETHVAA; this is translated from the coding sequence ATGAAAACGATGCTCAAAAGGAATTGGCTGCTGCTCCTCGCGCTCGCGGCTCCGTTCGTGTTTCTCGCCGCCGTCTGGCCGCAGATTCCTGAGCGCATCCCGATTCACTTCAACGCTTCCTTCACGCCGGATGGCTGGATGAACAAGCCATGGGGAGCGCTCCTGCTGCCGCTCACGAGTCCCCTGGTGGTGACCATCACGCTGGTGTGGTTTCGTTTTGATCCGAAGATGGCGAAGTGCGATCCGGAGACCCGTGAACACGTGGGGAAGGTGCTGCGCCAGGTGTTGCTGGCCCTCACGGTCTTGTTCGGTGGCATGAGTGTCGCCGTGATCTGGGCCGCTTGGGGGGACCTGTCGCCCATCACGAAGGTGGTCTACTATGGGGTGCCATTCCTGTACGTCGTGCTCGGCAATGGCATGAGCAAGCTCCGGCCAAACTACACCATCGGCATCCGTGTGCCATGGACCTTGGAGTCACCAACCGTGTGGATGAAGACACACCGCCTGGGTGGTCGCCTGCTGGTGACCGTGGGCCTTGCGCTCATGCTGGCCGTCGCGCTGGGCGTGGAGAAGGTGCCGTATGTCATCGCGCTGCTGGCCACCCTCGGAACGTGGGCTCTCGTGGTGATCACGTATGCCTTCGTGCTGTCTCGCAAGGAGACGCATGTCGCTGCGTGA
- a CDS encoding autorepressor SdpR family transcription factor — MTALFQALNDDTRRAILDLLREGDLSAGAIAEHFKLGKPTVSHHLDLLKRAGLVTSEKQGQFVIYSLSTSVLEDALRWILTLTRGAPASTASPAKGVREAGSDSSKTTQIRRHENDAQKELAAAPRARGSVRVSRRRLAADS, encoded by the coding sequence ATGACTGCTCTCTTCCAGGCGCTGAATGATGACACCCGGCGGGCGATTCTCGACCTGCTGCGGGAGGGTGACCTTTCCGCCGGCGCGATTGCGGAGCACTTCAAGCTGGGCAAGCCCACAGTCTCTCATCATCTCGACCTGCTGAAGCGCGCCGGGCTGGTGACCTCGGAGAAGCAGGGGCAGTTCGTCATCTACTCTCTCTCGACCAGTGTGCTGGAGGATGCGCTTCGCTGGATTCTCACGCTGACCAGGGGTGCTCCGGCATCCACTGCATCACCCGCCAAGGGTGTCCGGGAGGCAGGTTCTGATTCTTCAAAGACAACCCAGATACGACGCCATGAAAACGATGCTCAAAAGGAATTGGCTGCTGCTCCTCGCGCTCGCGGCTCCGTTCGTGTTTCTCGCCGCCGTCTGGCCGCAGATTCCTGA